Within Methanoculleus horonobensis, the genomic segment GCTCGCTCGTCCTCGAACTCTGGGACGAACTCTCGGACGACGACTACCTGGCTATCGGCCTCTACGACTGAGCGGTGGGGCCGGGCTCGTTTCGGCAGGCGCCGGCCTCCATCACTCCGCCGGCCCCTCTTCAATCCCCCGGACCGCCCGCCCGATCTCGGCAAAGACCCGCTCCTCGTCCACCTCGATCTCCGCCCAGCGGTCGGCATCGACGAAGTAGAGGTAAGGAATGACCGGACCCCCGACGATCCGGGCGGCGGCGCAGCGGTAGATCGTCATCTGGATCGCATACTCCCCGGCGTCCCCCGGTGTCCCGGTCTTGTAGTCGATGAGCATCCAGGTGCCGTTCACCCGCTGCACCAGCCGGTCGATGACCCCCCTGAACGCAATCCCGTTCACCCGCACCGAGAACGGCACCTCGCGGTGGTCGCGGACGATCCCCCGCATCAGGGGCGATGCAAGGAACCGGGCGTAGAGATCCCGGTACTCCGGAGCCCGGGCGGGATCCAGCCCGTACCGCCGCAGCACCGCGGCGGGATCGCGGCCGCGGAAGACCTCGTGGACGGCGAGCCCGCGGGTCAGCGCCTCCCCCCCGGCGGCGAACCCCGGCAGCCGGGACTCCGCCGGGCCGCGGAGGTACGCCTCAAGCTCGCTCGCCGAGTAAGCCCGCCCCTTCTTCCCGTTGGGAGGAATGCCCGCCGAGACCTCCGCCGCGGGGACGTCGTCCGGCACCGGCAGCCGGACCGGGGCGGTCTGTGGCACCTCTACCGGGATCGCCGCGGGGTCGAGGGTGAGCGGGATGCGGAGCGCCCCGAGGACGGCTTCGCCCCGGGCGTAGATCTCATCGCAGAGCCCGAGAGAGTGCGCGAGCCAGGCCATCCGGGTCTTGCCGCCCGCGAGGCTCTCCGGGGCCGCGTCCGGCGTCTCCCCGCAGAGGATCAGGTGATCTTTTGCCCGGGTGACCGCGACGTAGAAGAGGCGTTTGCGCTCCGCCTCCTCCTTCTGCCGGTGCTCGTCCTTGAGGAGCCGGAGGATCGGCGTCTCCTGGCGCTCGTGATCGTCTGCCGGGTTCAGTATCGAGACCCCGAGCAGCAGCCCCTCCCCCACCATGATCGTGCCCCCGCCCGACCGCGGCGTCTCCGCGAGGTCGGGGACGACGACGACCGGGAACTCAAGCCCCTTCGCGGCGTGCACCGTCATGATCGAGACCGCGTCCGCGGCTGCAAGGTCGAGGGGGGCATCTCCCTCCCGGTCTCCGGCATCGATGGAGCGGCCGAGTTCCACGACAAAACCGGCGAGCGTGGAGGAGTCGGCATCCCGTGCAAGGGCGATCAGTTTCTCGACGTTCGCCGCGGCCTGCTCGCCCCCGGCCATCCCGCCGAAGACGAGGTAGATCCCCGATGTCTCGACGATCCGGCGAATGAGGCGGGCGGGCGGAAGCCTGCGGGAGAGCGAGAGCCAGTCGCGGAGAGTCCCCGCCGCCGGCTCCTCCGCCGCCTGCACCCGCTCCCAGAGAGAACTCCCCGACGATCGGGCGATATGAAAGAGCCGGGCGTCGGAGAACCCGAAGTAGGGCGACCGCAGCACGCCGTAGAGCGCCGCGTCGTCCAGGTGGTTTACGAGGAACCGGAGGATGTTGTAGAGGTCGTAGACCTCCTGACGCTCGTAGAACCCGAGGCCCGCGTGGACGTGGTAGGGGACGCCGTAGCGGGCGAGCGCCCACTCGTAGTAGGCGAGGTTCGTCCGCCGCTCGAGGAGGACGGCGACATCGCCGTAGCCCGCCGGCCGGACTTCCCCGTCGCGGCAGACCTGTTTCTCCCCCCGCTCGACGAGAGAGCGGATCTTTCGTGCCGCCATCTCCGCCTCGGCCCGGCGGCCGGCCGCCCGGTCTTTGATCTTTGGGGAGAGAAGGAGTTCGACCGAGCCGGTGTCGCTTCGGCGGAACGCACGCAGCGGTTCGTAGAGGAACTCCCAGGGGCGGCCGGCCTCCGCCATCAGGGCGGAAAAGACGGCGTTCGTGAACCCGACGATCTCGGGCGTGCTCCGGAAGTTGACGTCGAGCGCGACCGTCTCCCCGCCGAGACCGCGCTCGATCAGGTCGCGGGTGTGCGAGAACTGCGTGACGTCGGCCTCCCGGAAGAGGTAGATGGACTGTTTCGGGTCGCCGACGACGAAGAGGTTCGCGGAATCGCCGAGGACGGCGCGGATGATGGCGATCTGGACGGGATCGGTGTCCTGGAACTCGTCGACCAGGATAAACCGGAACCGGTTCGAAAAGTGCGCCGCGACGATATCCTCGCGGTCGCAAAAGAGCCGGTGGGTGCGGTTCACCAGGTCGTCGAAGTCGAGGCCGTTCCGCCGCCGTTTCTCGGCCTCGATCGCGTCGAGGAAGGCCGAGAAGACCGCGCCGAGGTCGCGGAGGAAGTCGAGCGTCGCCCGGGTGAAGGGGTCGGACGGACTGAGGGTGAGCAGGCAGGCGTCCGCGTGGTCGTTGAGGCACCGGTCGAGAACGCCGTAGGCCGCCCGGAGGTCCTGGAGATCGTCCCCCGCCCAGTTCTTCTTCTGTCCCATGTTCCTGCGGAAGCGCGACTCGTTGTGAACCCGGAACAGTTCGGCGACCGCGATCCCGCCGGCGAGGCAGGGCTCGATCGCCCGGAGGTAGGCTCCGGCAGTGTCCCGTTCGTCCGGGTAGCGGGCGGCAAGGTCCCGGAGGGTTGCGATTGCCCCCCCTGCGCGGGGGAAGAACTCCCCGGACGCCGCCTCCCGGTGCCGTTCCACGGCCGCCTGCCAGGCGTCGAGTACCTTCTCCTCGCTCTCCGCGAGCGCGGCAAAGAACGCTTCCGCAGCCCCCCGGCGGGAGTACAGCGCCTCGATGTAGTTCTTCAGTTCGTAGACCCCGACGGCACGGAGAGCGCCGATCACCGCGTTCCGGCACGATGCAGGCGGATCGCCGTGGATGAGATCGTCGATCGTCTCCTCACGGAGCCGGAACGCCTCCCGCTCGTCGAGGACGGTGAAGGACGGCCCCACGCCGGCCTCGAGGGGGAACTCCCGGAGAACCGAGGCGCAGAAGGAGTGGAAGGTCGATATCTTCGCCCATAAAAACTCGTCGCGAACCGCGTCCCACCGCTCGCCCTCCTTCTCCGCAAGCGCCTGGCGAACCCGGACCTTCATCTCGCCGGCCGCCTTCTCGGTGA encodes:
- a CDS encoding UvrD-helicase domain-containing protein, producing MGLTERQARAALDHATSKCVTAGAGTGKTHVLVQKYLSLLESGLDVGEILALTFTEKAAGEMKVRVRQALAEKEGERWDAVRDEFLWAKISTFHSFCASVLREFPLEAGVGPSFTVLDEREAFRLREETIDDLIHGDPPASCRNAVIGALRAVGVYELKNYIEALYSRRGAAEAFFAALAESEEKVLDAWQAAVERHREAASGEFFPRAGGAIATLRDLAARYPDERDTAGAYLRAIEPCLAGGIAVAELFRVHNESRFRRNMGQKKNWAGDDLQDLRAAYGVLDRCLNDHADACLLTLSPSDPFTRATLDFLRDLGAVFSAFLDAIEAEKRRRNGLDFDDLVNRTHRLFCDREDIVAAHFSNRFRFILVDEFQDTDPVQIAIIRAVLGDSANLFVVGDPKQSIYLFREADVTQFSHTRDLIERGLGGETVALDVNFRSTPEIVGFTNAVFSALMAEAGRPWEFLYEPLRAFRRSDTGSVELLLSPKIKDRAAGRRAEAEMAARKIRSLVERGEKQVCRDGEVRPAGYGDVAVLLERRTNLAYYEWALARYGVPYHVHAGLGFYERQEVYDLYNILRFLVNHLDDAALYGVLRSPYFGFSDARLFHIARSSGSSLWERVQAAEEPAAGTLRDWLSLSRRLPPARLIRRIVETSGIYLVFGGMAGGEQAAANVEKLIALARDADSSTLAGFVVELGRSIDAGDREGDAPLDLAAADAVSIMTVHAAKGLEFPVVVVPDLAETPRSGGGTIMVGEGLLLGVSILNPADDHERQETPILRLLKDEHRQKEEAERKRLFYVAVTRAKDHLILCGETPDAAPESLAGGKTRMAWLAHSLGLCDEIYARGEAVLGALRIPLTLDPAAIPVEVPQTAPVRLPVPDDVPAAEVSAGIPPNGKKGRAYSASELEAYLRGPAESRLPGFAAGGEALTRGLAVHEVFRGRDPAAVLRRYGLDPARAPEYRDLYARFLASPLMRGIVRDHREVPFSVRVNGIAFRGVIDRLVQRVNGTWMLIDYKTGTPGDAGEYAIQMTIYRCAAARIVGGPVIPYLYFVDADRWAEIEVDEERVFAEIGRAVRGIEEGPAE